The following is a genomic window from Lysinibacillus sp. G4S2.
TTAAATTGTATGGTTACCCAACGAATATTATTGAACCAAAAAAATCGAGTAGGAGGGAGTGATTAACTCCCGACCTCTCAGTCGAGTAGCCAATGGGGTTTTCACCCAAAGGCTCTCACAGAACCGTACGTGAACCTCTCGATTCATACGGCTCTTATCATTCAACCATTAAGGAAACATTCCAAGAGCCCAATGAGCAAACATTCTGGGCTCTCTTTTTGCAAGTTTATTGAGCCAGTCTCTTGCACGCTTTTTATGTCCTCTGAACCTCTTAAATTTACACATTGCCCATTTAACTAATCTTCGATTTACACAATCAATGGAATACCGTACTGTTGATGGATTGTATTTCATGAAATAGTTGAGCCATCCTCTAATGGTTGGATTTATTATTTCAGCTATTATTTCAATTTTACTTCCTGTAAAGCTATGTATTCTCATTGCTTTGATTTTATCTCTAAAAGATTTTGTGGACTTTTTACTTACTGATGGTAGAAAATTAAATTGTAGCCTTCCCGTTCGGTCTTTAATAAAAGTTTTACGGTACGTATAACCTAGAAAGTCGAACTCAGTGACAGGATATTCCTTTTCTCTTTCCTTATCTTTGCAATAAATAATCTTTGTTTTCTCTGGATGTAACTCTAATTTGCACTCTTTCATCCTTTGATTTAGTCTGGCTAAAATCTCCATTGCTTCTGCTTCGGTCTTACAATGTATAATAGCATCATCTGCATATCGCTCAAATGGTGCTTCAGGATTTGTTCGAACCATCCATGTATCAAAGGCATAATGCAAAAACAGATTCGCTAGAACAGGACTTATTACACCACCTTGCGGTGTACCACAGTTTCGTTCAATCTTTTCTTCTTCCGAATTAATAAATGGCGCTTTGAGCCATCTTTCAATGTACATCAGTATCCAAGGTTCATTTACATGCTTTCGTACTGCTCGCATTAGTAATTCATGATCAATATTGTCGAACAGTCCTTTAATGTCGAACTCTATTACATAATCATATTTCCAACACATTTTCCTTGCTTGTCCAATCGCATCTAATGCAGATTTATTGGGTCTGTATCCATAAGAATTTTCATGAAACAGTGGCTCCACTTTTGGTTCAAAATACATCTTAACTACCATTTGTGCTACTCTGTCGCCGACAGTCGGAATCCCTAAACCTCGCTTCCCACCAGTTTTCTTCGGTATTTCAACTAACTTTACTGGTGGTGGAAAATAACATCCCGAGCTCATTCTATTCCAGATTTTATAGAGGTTTTCTTTGAGTTTCTCTTCGAATTCTTTAATATCCTGACCATCGATACCCGCACTTCCTCTGTTAGCTTTAACTCTTTTGAACGCATTCAGCACAACTTGTTTTGAAATCTTATATGGTTTACTCTCTTCCATCAAATCCTCCTGTTTATCCAGTTGTTCTCAGTTGTCGAGTTGAATGACGGTGCCCCTTCGCTCCATTGCCATTACAGCAACTTCCTCACTACTACGAACACCTCCGCCCCTACATCTCGCTTTGCTATTTCGACCTCACTTTTCTGTAGCTTGTGTCTTTTCACTTACCATCGAGATGCAGGTTCCTGTGTTTCACATCAGAGCCTGATATACACTCATGCCGCCTTAATACCGTTTGCCAAGTAGACAGCTTTCCAGGTTATCTTCTACTCTTATCCTGTGCCTAGTGGTGAAAAGCAAGTTTTGACAAAGTTTTACGTTATCGATACTTCTTCAGCGGTTCACTTGCGTTCATCTTTGTATATCTCACATGATTGATTTATTTCAACCTTTTCCCTAGACGCTCACCACCACAACTCTTTATTGCAGCAGCTTAGGGTTGTTTGATAGATTTGCCTGATTCAATCTCTATCGAGGGGCCTTCCCTCATCTCTAATGCGCCTTGCACAGCACACCACCACCGTACGTACGGATCCGTATACGGCGGTTCAATTAAGATGAATAACGCAAAGTTTCATAACGAACTTGCAGACTTTTCAACCCTTGGCTTTCCCAGTAGGAATTGCCGAGGGTTCTGTGTAATATGGGGCTTTTTGAGATGCGCCAGTACCCTTTTCGGGTATTTCCCCATTCGTATGCTTTTCCGTATGGAACTTTTAAACGAATGAGATTTCTGACTCTGGTTCGGGGTTTCTTCCAATTCTTCCAAAGACACATTCGCAACCTTCTTTTAATCCAACTATCTAATTTACTGAATACTGAAGGTGTATCTGCGAGCGCAAAATATCCACCCCATCCAATTAGATATTGGTTTAATTTCTCGATACGATATTCCATTGGAAATGGCATCTTTCTAGAGGTAATTTCTCGTATTTTCTTCTTCATTCGTTGAAGGCTTGTTTTCGCAATTCGAACTTTCGGTTCTTTATGGTGCAAAAAACTAAAACCCAAGAATTTTCGTTTCCATGGTCGGTCTACCGCTGATTTGGACTCATTCACTTTCAGTCGTAGTCTTTCTTCGACAAATCGCTGTACGCTCGCTATTGTACGCTCTCCCGCACGTTTACTTTTCACATAAATATTACAGTCATCTGCGTAACGAACGAACTTATGACCACGTTTTTCTAATTCTTTATCCAACTCATCTAACACGATATTAGAAAGAAGTGGGCTTAATGGTCCACCTTGTGGAGTACCTTCTTCCGTACTTGAAACTACGCCATTTATCATGACACCGGCTTGGAGATATTTACGGATAAGCTTCAGTAACGATTTATCTTGAATTCTTTTCGCTAATGTTGCCATTAATCGGTCATGATTGACCTTATCAAAGAACTTCTCTAAATCCATATCCACTACCCAACGATATCCTTCCTTCATATAACCCTTCGCTTTTCGAACTGCATCATGAGCACTCCGATTTGGTCGGAATCCATAACTGTGGTCCGAAAAGGTTTTGTCATATTCCTTTGACAATATCTGCGATATGGCTTGTTGAATCAAACGGTCTGTCACGGTTGGGATTCCCAATAGACGTACACCGCCGTCTGGTTTCGGGATTTCGACACGACGTACTGGTTGCGGTTCATAGGTTCCCGCTAGAATTTGCGCTTTAATGGATTCCCAGTTTTCGAGGATGTGCTGACGTAAGGTTTGTACGGGCATCATGTCTACTCCATGGCTTCCTTTATTCGCTTCCACTCGCTTTAATGCTTGTATCATATTCGGACGTGCTAGAATTTGATTCAACATCACCATTTCGTTCCTTTCCGTGAATAGCTTGTCTTCTTATGCCCACCTGAACTACACCCTCCGCAAATACCCTCATGGACTTCACCATTACTTTCTAAGCGTGAGGTTTCTCTGTTTTCCGTGTTCATTCATTCAAGATGGAATGTCAAGGGCTATTCTCTCTTAGTTGTTCAGTCCTTCCGATTAGTTCTAGACCCAATCGTACTATGACCTCTGCTGACTTCTGATGGTTCAGCTACCTATCGCTAAGTAGGTTACAAAGTGTACTTTGCGTTTCCATCAGACCTCCCCGGGTAAGCGCATGCACTTTCACACCATCTATCCGCCTCATTTACTCGATATGACCTTCGACAGAAAGGACTTTGTTTTGATTGGCAAACTCATCCAATCATATCTAGCCTTCTATGAGATTCGTATTCCTCGGACAGGTGTTTTGCCTCCAGCTTCCTTCAGATTCCGCGTCGCCACGGACACCCTTGCTCTTGGCTAACCTCTACTTCTGTCTTCGGGGTTCGGGACTTACACCCTATAGTTCATACGCATGCCGGGCGCACCAAAAAAAAATCCTGTTACCATTTACGGTAACAGGATATTGACAACTAAATGTTCAAATGCTGGGAAAAATGTTGTTGATAAAACAATGCTAATTAATGCAGCTACAATCATTGCAAGACTTGCAAAAGTACCTTCAAGCTCACCAAACTCAAACGCTTTAGAGGTACCTGTACCATGTGCTCCCATTCCTAACATTAGACCTCTAGAGGATGGTCTATGAAAACGGCATACTTTAATAACTACCGGTCCTAGTAGACTCCCTAAAATACCGGTTACCATGACGAAAACAGCAGTCAAGGTAGGTGAGCCGCCAATCATATTAGAAATATCCATCGCGATTGGTGTAGTAACTGAACGAGGAACTAAACTATGCACAAGCTCATCATTTAACCCAATTACTACGGCGATTACAAATGATGATGTAATGGCAACCACAGATCCAACTGCAATACTTAGAAAAATTTCAAAAGCATGTTTCTTTAATAGGTCAAAATTTTTATAAATAGGTACCGCGAATGCAACCGTTGCTGGACCTAGTAGATTTGTTAAAATATTGGCTCCTGCATTATAGGATTTATAAGATGTACCCGATACTAACAAAATAATAATTATAACTATCGGTGTGATCAGTACGGGTGTTAGCCATTCCTTCTTATACTTTTTATAAAACATTTTACTAATATAAAAAACTGCAATAGTACCTATTAAACTTACTACAGCTATTAAAAAGCTCATGCAGTATCACCTTTCTTTCGTTGCTCTAGCCATTGTGCTGTGAAACCTGTTGTAAACATAACAACAATAGCACTCACTACAATAACTAGCACAGCCTTCATACCCTGCACACCTAAAAGTGAATCATAATCGATCACTCCGATAGCAGATGGAATGAAAAATAGCAATAACTCACTAAGTAATAAACCTGCACCTAGCTCAATCCATTCAAGCTTAATAATATGAAACTGCAAAAGTAAAAACAATAAGACTAGTCCAATTATGCTCCCTGGAATCGGCAAGTGAAGTAGACGTGCAATACTATTCCCAACAAATAAAAGTACATAAAGATAGCCGATTTGCACGATACTATTGACGATTTTCATGGTCATCCTTCTTTCAATTTTTTATCCTGCTTTAACGGCCAGTAATAAGCATGCGTAAACTGACTGTTAAAGCCCGATTGGTTCAACTAACAAGTACACTGATTGTTAGTTGAATATTATGCTACTATACTTTACACCTATTTGCGTCAGGTGTAAAACAGAAAAAGAATCTACTACCAAAAACTTTGGCAATAGATTCTTTCTTCTTTGGCGATAACTAAGCAGCACAATCAAAAAATCTTTATATATTTGGTTCATCAACATAACGTGTGGTTGATTTCCGTTCCGACTGAGCGCTTTCCTGGGGGCGTCCGATGAGCCGCTTCACTCGCTTTGCTCGCTCCAGGGTCTCATCTGTGACGCTGATCCCCGAGGAGTCGCCCAGTCTCCACTTCAATCAACTAATATACAGCGCATATATTTTAAAAAACATCATTCACAACTTTTGGTGATGAGCCATATATTTCAAGATTTCTAAGCGATTTATAGTCTTAACAATTATAATGGGGGGTTTCTACTAACAAGTATAAATCCCCATTATGAATATAAAATTGTGCTATTGTAAAGAAATTGTTAATTTTTCGGAATCATAACAATCATTTTTGTCCCTACGCTAACTTCACTTTCTACTTGAATGCGACCATGATGCGCCTCTATTAAGTGCTTCACGATAGCAAGCCCTAAACCTGTACCCCCGGAATTCCGACTTCGTGCACGATCCACACGATAAAATCGTTCAAAGACACGGGCAATTTCATGTTTTTCAATCCCAATACCTTGATCCTCTATTTCAATAATGCCATACGTTTCATTTTCCTTTAATCGAATCGTAACGGTTGTATTTTCTGGAGAGTATGTAATGGCATTGGTAATTAAATTAGTGACAATTTGAATGATACGATTCACATCACCCATAACCTGAACATCACGCTCTATATCAACATGAAAGCTCATATTTTTCTCATCCAGACGAGGTCCCGTAAGCTCTGCTCCACGTATAAGTACATCTTGCAAGCCCATTGGCATAATATTAACGGTAAAACCGTGTTGTTCAATTTTCGATAATTCCAGAAGATCCTGAATAAGCATCTGCAGACGATTACTTTCTTTATTAATGATCTCTAAAAAAGATAACAGCATTTTTTCATCTTTATACGCACCATCCAATAAAGTTTCAGCAAAACCTTTAATAGATGTAATAGGCGTACGTAATTCATGAGATACATTTGCTACAAAATCCTTACGAATCTGCTCTAAACGAACAAGCTCCGTAATATCGTGCATAACAATAACAACACCAAGCCAGCGACCATGATCTCCAATAACAGGTGCTCCATATACTTCCTTATTATATAGCTCTTGTTGCACTTCCATTTTAATTTGTTGTCGATAAGGCATTTCTGTTAGAAATACATGGTCAATAAATTGCTCAAGTGATTTAGGTAACCCTATTGTACGAAATACCTTTCCTTGAACGTCGTCAATTTGCATACCAAAACGCTCTAGAAATACCCTATTCACGATAGATATATTCCCTTCACGTCCAATCATCATGAGGGAACTTCCCATGTTTTCAATTAAAGTTTTAAGTCTCTCTTCTTCTACCTCACGAATCGTCGTAATATCCTGTAAATTACGCGCTAAAATATTGATCGAGTGGCTTAATGGCATCATGCGTTCATGCTCATTTTCATGGGCACGAGCACGATAATTTCCCTTTGCCAGTTCAAGTGCTGTATCTGTCACATTATCAATAGGCGCAACGAAATTTCGAATCATATAGCGACTTACAACAGCCATTAAAATAAGCGTTATTGTGAAAAGAACCGCTAGAACTAAATAAAGTCGAGCACGAACATCCGAAAATAGTGAGTCTTTCGCTTCAATGTTTTGAGCAGTATATAGTGCTTCTTTATCTTCCTGAGATAGTTCCAGCTTTCGTTCATCTAATACTCGATTGATAGATTCTTGTATTTGTGAACTCGTCTGCTCATCATATTGTTCTATATAAACTGGAAAAAGCTGACCTACAACAATCATTAGGACAGCTAATATCGTTCCAAGTAATAGCATGAATGTCAAGAATAAGCGGTTGCTCATTGATTTCATGTTGTTTTCGGCTCCTCAAATTTATAGCCAAGACCGCGAATTGTTTTGATGAACATTGGCTTACGGCTATTTTCCTCAATTTTATCGCGAAGGTGGCTTATGTGAACATCCACAATTCGAGTATCGCCAGCAAAATCATACTTCCATACAGCACTTAATAGCTGATCACGCGTTAACACACGATTTTTATTTTCAAGTAAGTAAATGAGTAGCTCAAATTCCTTCGGAGTAAATTCAAGTGCTTCATCCTGTAAAAATACTTCAAAACGCTCAGGAAATACACGCAATTGTCCAAACTCAAACATTTTCTCTTGTGGGCCATCTTTATCTTCTGCCACAACATTTTGTGTAAAACGTCTCAATACAGCCTTTACCCGAGCTAACACTTCACGTGGACTAAAGGGCTTTGTCATATAATCATCTGCCCCTAGCTCTAGACCAAGTACTTTATCGAACTCGTCATCCTTTGCTGTTAACATAATAATAGGTGTATTCATACGTTGTTGACGAATTTGTTTACATACCTCCATACCATCCAGCCTTGGAAGCATCAAATCTAATAGAATTAAATCTGGCTGTATGTCAATTGCCTTATCAAGACCCTCTTGACCATCTGCAGCTGTTTCTACAATATACCCAGCTTGCTCCAAATTATATTTCAATAATGTCGCAATAGAAAATTCATCTTCTACAACTAAAATCGTTTTTGTCATGTGTAATGCCTCCGATAGTGATTTGAAACCCCCATTTCAAATCTCAAGAAGTCTATAACGCAATGGGTGGCGTCACCAGCAACGTACCTTCAATCACAAGCTGCTTTTGCTCATTATATGAGTGCACAGATACAGTAAT
Proteins encoded in this region:
- the ltrA gene encoding group II intron reverse transcriptase/maturase; translated protein: MEESKPYKISKQVVLNAFKRVKANRGSAGIDGQDIKEFEEKLKENLYKIWNRMSSGCYFPPPVKLVEIPKKTGGKRGLGIPTVGDRVAQMVVKMYFEPKVEPLFHENSYGYRPNKSALDAIGQARKMCWKYDYVIEFDIKGLFDNIDHELLMRAVRKHVNEPWILMYIERWLKAPFINSEEEKIERNCGTPQGGVISPVLANLFLHYAFDTWMVRTNPEAPFERYADDAIIHCKTEAEAMEILARLNQRMKECKLELHPEKTKIIYCKDKEREKEYPVTEFDFLGYTYRKTFIKDRTGRLQFNFLPSVSKKSTKSFRDKIKAMRIHSFTGSKIEIIAEIINPTIRGWLNYFMKYNPSTVRYSIDCVNRRLVKWAMCKFKRFRGHKKRARDWLNKLAKREPRMFAHWALGMFP
- a CDS encoding LrgB family protein produces the protein MSFLIAVVSLIGTIAVFYISKMFYKKYKKEWLTPVLITPIVIIIILLVSGTSYKSYNAGANILTNLLGPATVAFAVPIYKNFDLLKKHAFEIFLSIAVGSVVAITSSFVIAVVIGLNDELVHSLVPRSVTTPIAMDISNMIGGSPTLTAVFVMVTGILGSLLGPVVIKVCRFHRPSSRGLMLGMGAHGTGTSKAFEFGELEGTFASLAMIVAALISIVLSTTFFPAFEHLVVNILLP
- a CDS encoding CidA/LrgA family holin-like protein codes for the protein MKIVNSIVQIGYLYVLLFVGNSIARLLHLPIPGSIIGLVLLFLLLQFHIIKLEWIELGAGLLLSELLLFFIPSAIGVIDYDSLLGVQGMKAVLVIVVSAIVVMFTTGFTAQWLEQRKKGDTA
- a CDS encoding response regulator transcription factor, which codes for MTKTILVVEDEFSIATLLKYNLEQAGYIVETAADGQEGLDKAIDIQPDLILLDLMLPRLDGMEVCKQIRQQRMNTPIIMLTAKDDEFDKVLGLELGADDYMTKPFSPREVLARVKAVLRRFTQNVVAEDKDGPQEKMFEFGQLRVFPERFEVFLQDEALEFTPKEFELLIYLLENKNRVLTRDQLLSAVWKYDFAGDTRIVDVHISHLRDKIEENSRKPMFIKTIRGLGYKFEEPKTT
- the ltrA gene encoding group II intron reverse transcriptase/maturase, which encodes MMLNQILARPNMIQALKRVEANKGSHGVDMMPVQTLRQHILENWESIKAQILAGTYEPQPVRRVEIPKPDGGVRLLGIPTVTDRLIQQAISQILSKEYDKTFSDHSYGFRPNRSAHDAVRKAKGYMKEGYRWVVDMDLEKFFDKVNHDRLMATLAKRIQDKSLLKLIRKYLQAGVMINGVVSSTEEGTPQGGPLSPLLSNIVLDELDKELEKRGHKFVRYADDCNIYVKSKRAGERTIASVQRFVEERLRLKVNESKSAVDRPWKRKFLGFSFLHHKEPKVRIAKTSLQRMKKKIREITSRKMPFPMEYRIEKLNQYLIGWGGYFALADTPSVFSKLDSWIKRRLRMCLWKNWKKPRTRVRNLIRLKVPYGKAYEWGNTRKGYWRISKSPILHRTLGNSYWESQGLKSLQVRYETLRYSS
- the pnpS gene encoding two-component system histidine kinase PnpS yields the protein MKSMSNRLFLTFMLLLGTILAVLMIVVGQLFPVYIEQYDEQTSSQIQESINRVLDERKLELSQEDKEALYTAQNIEAKDSLFSDVRARLYLVLAVLFTITLILMAVVSRYMIRNFVAPIDNVTDTALELAKGNYRARAHENEHERMMPLSHSINILARNLQDITTIREVEEERLKTLIENMGSSLMMIGREGNISIVNRVFLERFGMQIDDVQGKVFRTIGLPKSLEQFIDHVFLTEMPYRQQIKMEVQQELYNKEVYGAPVIGDHGRWLGVVIVMHDITELVRLEQIRKDFVANVSHELRTPITSIKGFAETLLDGAYKDEKMLLSFLEIINKESNRLQMLIQDLLELSKIEQHGFTVNIMPMGLQDVLIRGAELTGPRLDEKNMSFHVDIERDVQVMGDVNRIIQIVTNLITNAITYSPENTTVTIRLKENETYGIIEIEDQGIGIEKHEIARVFERFYRVDRARSRNSGGTGLGLAIVKHLIEAHHGRIQVESEVSVGTKMIVMIPKN